A genomic region of Cannabis sativa cultivar Pink pepper isolate KNU-18-1 chromosome 1, ASM2916894v1, whole genome shotgun sequence contains the following coding sequences:
- the LOC115703682 gene encoding chromatin remodeling protein EBS isoform X1, with protein sequence MAKTRPGKKDLDSYTIKGTNKVVRAGDCVLMRPSDTGKPPYVACVEKIETDNRNNVKVRVRWYYRPEESIGGRRQFHGAKELFLSDHYDVQSGHTIEGKCTVHSFKNYTKLENVTPEDYYCRFEYKAATGGFTPDRVAVYCKCEMPYNPDDLMVQCEGCKDWYHPACVDMTIEEAKNLEQFVCSECSSDDDVKKSQNAFTASPGVDAKVEPKRRKR encoded by the exons ATGGCCAAAACTAGACCAGGCAAAAAGGACCTGGACTCCTATACCATCAAAGGAACCAACAAGGTCGTCAGAG CTGGTGATTGTGTGTTGATGCGCCCATCTGATACCGGTAAACCCCCGTACGTGGCGTGCGTTGAGAAGATCGAGACGGATAACCGGAACAACGTGAAAGTTCGGGTGAGGTGGTACTATAGACCGGAGGAGTCAATCGGGGGACGGAGGCAGTTTCATGGAGCTAAGGAGCTATTCTTATCTGATCACTATGATGTTCAGAGTGGCCACACTATTGAAGGGAAATGTACTGTTCACTCTTTTAAAAACTACACAAAGCTCGAAAATGTAACTCCTGAGGATTATTACTGTCGATTTGAGTACAAAGCTGCTACTGGGGGGTTCACACCCGATCGAGTTGCTGT TTACTGCAAATGTGAGATGCCATACAACCCTGACGACCTCATGGTGCAATGTGAAGGGTGCAAGGACTG GTACCATCCTGCTTGTGTGGACATGACTATTGAAGAGGCAAAAAACTTGGAGCAGTTTGTGTGTTCCGAATGCTCATCCGATGATGATGTTAAGAAGTCGCAGAATGCATTCACAGCATCACCAGGAGTTGATGCCAAG GTGGAGCCCAAGAGACGAAAGAGATGA
- the LOC115703682 gene encoding chromatin remodeling protein EBS isoform X2, protein MRPSDTGKPPYVACVEKIETDNRNNVKVRVRWYYRPEESIGGRRQFHGAKELFLSDHYDVQSGHTIEGKCTVHSFKNYTKLENVTPEDYYCRFEYKAATGGFTPDRVAVYCKCEMPYNPDDLMVQCEGCKDWYHPACVDMTIEEAKNLEQFVCSECSSDDDVKKSQNAFTASPGVDAKVEPKRRKR, encoded by the exons ATGCGCCCATCTGATACCGGTAAACCCCCGTACGTGGCGTGCGTTGAGAAGATCGAGACGGATAACCGGAACAACGTGAAAGTTCGGGTGAGGTGGTACTATAGACCGGAGGAGTCAATCGGGGGACGGAGGCAGTTTCATGGAGCTAAGGAGCTATTCTTATCTGATCACTATGATGTTCAGAGTGGCCACACTATTGAAGGGAAATGTACTGTTCACTCTTTTAAAAACTACACAAAGCTCGAAAATGTAACTCCTGAGGATTATTACTGTCGATTTGAGTACAAAGCTGCTACTGGGGGGTTCACACCCGATCGAGTTGCTGT TTACTGCAAATGTGAGATGCCATACAACCCTGACGACCTCATGGTGCAATGTGAAGGGTGCAAGGACTG GTACCATCCTGCTTGTGTGGACATGACTATTGAAGAGGCAAAAAACTTGGAGCAGTTTGTGTGTTCCGAATGCTCATCCGATGATGATGTTAAGAAGTCGCAGAATGCATTCACAGCATCACCAGGAGTTGATGCCAAG GTGGAGCCCAAGAGACGAAAGAGATGA